The following are from one region of the Entelurus aequoreus isolate RoL-2023_Sb linkage group LG17, RoL_Eaeq_v1.1, whole genome shotgun sequence genome:
- the LOC133631937 gene encoding endonuclease G, mitochondrial-like: MRRWWRTAATLSLGAVLGASAGRLWTPTPGDQHHRDGGLLAQVPVAPVPRVHAAELTVSPGSSGALVKYGFPSLTHVRTRESYVSSYDPRTRTPSWVIERLSGASLSGSADRKLCDFKEDDSLHVYHRATNADYRGSGLDRGHMAAAANHKWSQKAMEDTFYLSNVVPQNPHLNQNAWNNLEKLCRSLTKRYANVYVCTGPLYLPRQEADGKLYVRYQVLGRNHIAVPTHFFKVLILEQVQGEGVELRSYVLPNEPVDEKIPLERFLVPIETIERASGLLFVPNIMKRSGSLHAITTK, from the exons ATGAGACGCTGGTGGCGCACCGCCGCGACCTTGTCCCTCGGAGCGGTCCTCGGGGCGTCAGCGGGCCGCCTGTGGACGCCCACGCCCGGCGACCAGCACCACCGAGATGGCGGTCTCCTGGCGCAAGTCCCGGTGGCACCGGTACCGCGCGTCCACGCCGCCGAACTGACG GTGAGTCCAGGTTCTTCTGGCGCGCTGGTGAAATATGGCTTCCCGTCGCTGACCCACGTGAGGACCAGGGAGTCCTACGTCAGCTCGTACGACCCACGGACCAGAACGCCGTCGTGGGTCATCGAGCGGCTCAGCGGCGCCTCCCTCAGCGGCTCGGCGGACAGGAAGCTCTGCGACTTCAAGGAGGACGACAG CCTGCACGTCTACCACCGCGCCACCAACGCAGACTACAGGGGGAGTGGCCTGGACAGGGGTCACATGGCCGCGGCAGCCAACCACAAGTGGAGCCAGAAAGCCATGGAAGACACCTTCTACCTGAGCAACGTGGTCCCTCAG AACCCTCACCTGAACCAGAACGCTTGGAACAATCTGGAGAAGTTGTGCCGCTCTCTGACCAAACGCTACGCCAACGTGTACGTGTGCACGGGTCCGCTCTACCTGCCCAG GCAGGAAGCGGACGGCAAGCTTTACGTGCGCTATCAAGTCCTGGGTCGCAATCACATCGCCGTGCCGACGCACTTCTTCAAG GTGCTGATCCTGGAGCAGGTCCAGGGCGAGGGGGTGGAGCTTCGATCCTACGTTCTCCCAAACGAGCCCGTGGATGAGAAGATTCCTCTGGAGCGTTTTCTGGTTCCCATAGAAACCATTGAGCGGGCCTCAGGACTCCTGTTTGTCCCCAACATCATGAAGAGGAGCGGCAGCCTGCACGCCATCACCACCAAGTGA